One part of the Sneathia vaginalis genome encodes these proteins:
- a CDS encoding pyridoxal phosphate-dependent aminotransferase produces the protein MKISSRVKNMQYSPVRKLVPLADKARKEGVTVYGFHIGQPDVKTPDSFFNGVANYQEKIVKYTNSQGLPELLDAFYESYAKSGINIQRDDIVITNGGSEALQFAITVICNESDEVLVPEPYYSNYDSFLRIADAKLVPIETKLEDGYRLPKKGEITKLINSKTRAILFSNPCNPTGVVLNDEEIEMLKQIALEYDLYLISDEVYKQFIYDKSCKFTSIMNVEGIEDRAILVDSISKHYSACGARIGVVASRNKEFMAEVLKLCQARLSVSTIEQYATTSLLSGIDLYMNDVRKEYRKRRDTMCSILNKIEGVSVCKPDSAFYVLVKLPVDDIEKFAKWLLEEFRYKNQTLMFATGPGFYSREHHDKGIQEARFSFCSYNPDEIIRGIDVLKQALKEYKGRI, from the coding sequence ATGAAAATTTCAAGTAGAGTAAAAAATATGCAATATTCTCCAGTGAGAAAATTAGTTCCATTAGCAGATAAAGCTAGAAAAGAAGGTGTTACTGTATATGGATTTCATATAGGGCAGCCAGATGTAAAAACGCCTGATTCATTCTTTAATGGAGTAGCAAATTATCAAGAAAAAATAGTTAAATATACTAATTCACAAGGATTACCAGAACTATTAGATGCATTTTATGAATCTTATGCTAAAAGTGGTATTAATATACAAAGAGATGATATAGTAATAACTAATGGTGGGAGTGAAGCATTACAATTTGCAATAACTGTAATATGTAACGAGTCAGATGAAGTGCTAGTGCCTGAGCCATATTACTCAAATTATGATAGTTTCTTAAGAATAGCAGATGCTAAATTAGTTCCTATAGAAACTAAATTGGAAGATGGATATAGATTACCCAAAAAAGGTGAAATAACAAAGTTAATAAATTCAAAAACACGTGCTATACTTTTTTCTAATCCATGCAATCCAACAGGTGTAGTATTAAATGATGAAGAAATAGAAATGTTAAAGCAAATTGCTCTAGAATACGATTTATACTTGATATCTGATGAGGTATACAAGCAATTTATCTATGATAAATCATGTAAATTCACATCAATTATGAATGTAGAGGGGATAGAGGATAGAGCTATACTAGTAGATAGTATATCTAAACACTATAGTGCTTGTGGTGCTAGAATAGGTGTAGTTGCTTCAAGAAATAAGGAGTTTATGGCAGAAGTTCTAAAGTTATGCCAAGCAAGATTATCTGTTTCTACAATAGAACAGTATGCAACTACAAGTCTACTTAGTGGAATAGACTTATACATGAATGATGTTAGGAAGGAATATAGAAAAAGAAGGGATACCATGTGCTCTATTTTAAATAAAATAGAGGGTGTAAGTGTATGTAAACCAGATAGTGCTTTCTATGTTCTGGTAAAATTACCAGTTGATGATATAGAAAAGTTTGCTAAATGGTTACTAGAAGAGTTCAGATACAAAAATCAGACATTGATGTTTGCAACAGGGCCTGGATTTTATTCTAGAGAACATCACGATAAAGGTATACAAGAAGCAAGATTTTCATTTTGCTCATATAATCCAGATGAGATTATACGAGGAATTGATGTACTAAAACAAGCGTTAAAGGAATATAAAGGAAGAATATGA